A region from the Tigriopus californicus strain San Diego chromosome 9, Tcal_SD_v2.1, whole genome shotgun sequence genome encodes:
- the LOC131887069 gene encoding histidine-rich glycoprotein-like has translation MAKFAILILAAMMGMVASDAGYGYARPSGRHYSAGYGRYGHGSRFGSHYRGYKGFRRGSTYGYARSHYPKSSYRSRNYHPEPTSYHSKTIVHHEPEPYHAKTVVHHEPEPYHAKTVIYHEPEPYHPEPAPYSAKIHSPPEPVRRYGYTRKYHKPEVHVVAQPLPSKVYEPEPVPVYDSEPAYVHEEVVVPVSQTVYKEERHGPGHQTHVETVVIPLGVDHHQEHSQHGSGHDIHDQEHHHERPGHVAHHANHDQHGTHDDHHHHEHHEDHGDHGIHHEETSYRDPHGNLRTETHHEEHSAHGPPLVVHSERGTNYKPHPHVKTAFNRRVKAQRFPVHPTLKYGAHILPK, from the exons atggcaaagtTTGCG ATCCTCATTTTGGCTGCCATGATGGGCATGGTGGCATCAGACGCGGGTTATGGCTATGCTAGACCTAGCGGTCGCCATTATTCCGCTGGTTACGGCAGATACGGCCACGGGTCCCGTTTTGGGTCCCATTATCGAGGCTACAAAGGGTTTCGAAGGGGCAGTACCTATGGATATGCAAGAAGCCATTACCCTAAATCTTCGTACAGATCCCGAAACTACCACCCTGAACCAACATCCTATCACTCCAAAACGATTGTTCATCACGAGCCCGAGCCTTATCACGCCAAGACCGTGGTGCATCATGAGCCCGAGCCTTATCACGCCAAGACCGTGATTTATCACGAACCCGAACCCTACCATCCGGAACCAGCTCCCTACTCTGCCAAGATCCATTCACCGCCAGAACCTGTGCGACGCTACGGATACACTCGTAAATACCACAAGCCCGAGGTACACGTGGTGGCTCAACCTCTGCCTTCTAAAGTCTATGAACCTGAGCCCGTGCCCGTTTACGATTCCGAGCCCGCTTATGTTCATGAGGAGGTTGTTGTCCCTGTTAGCCAAACCGTTTACAAAGAAGAGAGACACGGTCCTGGTCATCAGACTCACGTGGAAACTGTGGTCATCCCTCTTGGTGTCGACCATCATCAAGAGCATTCCCAACATGGATCTGGTCATGATATTCATGACCAGGAGCACCACCATGAGCGTCCGGGTCATGTGGCTCATCATGCCAATCATGATCAACATGGCACCCATGATgaccaccatcatcatgagCACCATGAAGACCATGGCGATCACGGGATTCATCACGAAGAGACTAGCTACCGCGACCCTCATGGTAATCTCCGAACGGAAACGCACCATGAAGAGCATAGCGCTCATGGACCTCCTTTGGTGGTTCACTCTGAACGAGGTACCAACTACAAACCCCATCCTCACGTGAAGACAGCCTTCAATAGGAGGGTTAAGGCCCAACGCTTTCCAGTCCACCCCACGCTCAAATATGGGGCTCACATCTTGCCCaaataa